The Nitrospira tepida genome includes a window with the following:
- the istB gene encoding IS21-like element helper ATPase IstB, which translates to MNPAQLERLREQLTRLRLLKSRERLDALLQEAAAKDLSYADFLDQVLSEEVTAKAEKNITMRTSLARFPFVKSLEVFDFAYQPSLDKKQIQQVATCHFIEHGENLVILGPPGVGKSHLAIGLGLKAIERGYRVLFTTAAAMIATLTRALTENRLEDKLKLYTIPRLLIIDEIGYLPIDRTGANLFFQLISRRYEKGPMILTSNQSFGAWGEVFGDRVLATAILDRVLHHAITINIRGHSYRLKEKLKAGLVRVEEAATTT; encoded by the coding sequence ATGAACCCGGCGCAACTGGAACGGCTCCGTGAACAGCTGACGCGGCTGCGGCTCCTGAAGAGCCGCGAGCGGCTCGACGCCCTCTTACAGGAGGCGGCGGCCAAGGACCTGTCGTATGCGGACTTCCTCGATCAGGTCCTCAGTGAAGAAGTGACCGCCAAAGCGGAGAAGAACATTACGATGCGCACCAGTCTCGCGCGGTTTCCGTTTGTGAAGAGTCTGGAGGTCTTCGACTTCGCCTACCAGCCGTCGCTGGATAAGAAGCAGATCCAGCAAGTGGCCACCTGCCACTTCATCGAGCACGGCGAGAATCTCGTGATCTTGGGGCCGCCCGGGGTCGGCAAAAGCCACCTGGCCATCGGGCTGGGGCTCAAAGCGATCGAGCGAGGCTATCGGGTGTTGTTCACGACGGCCGCCGCCATGATCGCCACACTGACTCGAGCCCTGACGGAGAATCGGCTGGAGGACAAGCTGAAGCTCTACACGATCCCGCGGTTACTGATCATCGATGAGATCGGCTATCTGCCCATTGACCGCACCGGGGCCAACTTGTTTTTCCAACTCATCTCGCGTCGCTACGAGAAGGGGCCGATGATTCTCACCAGTAACCAGAGTTTCGGGGCCTGGGGGGAGGTCTTCGGGGACCGGGTGCTGGCGACCGCGATCCTGGATCGGGTCCTGCACCACGCCATCACCATCAATATCCGTGGTCATTCGTACCGGCTCAAGGAGAAACTTAAAGCCGGTTTGGTGCGCGTCGAAGAAGCCGCCACGACCACGTAA
- a CDS encoding transposase yields the protein MAPKRKTHSEEFNARVAVEAIKGVRTLSELSAVHGVHPTVIAHWKRQLLDGAPEVFRRGLAGTGRSEEVVTAPLYQEIGRLKMELEWLRKKL from the coding sequence ATGGCCCCAAAACGGAAGACCCATTCGGAGGAGTTCAACGCGCGGGTGGCAGTGGAGGCGATCAAGGGGGTGCGGACCCTGAGTGAATTGAGTGCCGTCCATGGTGTGCACCCGACGGTGATTGCCCATTGGAAGCGACAGTTGCTAGACGGGGCGCCGGAGGTGTTCCGGCGAGGTCTGGCGGGCACGGGGCGTAGCGAGGAGGTGGTGACGGCCCCGCTGTACCAGGAGATCGGCCGCCTGAAGATGGAGCTGGAGTGGCTGCGAAAAAAGCTCTGA
- a CDS encoding type II toxin-antitoxin system RelE family toxin: protein MISHTTAQFRKLLAGLPTEIQRQARRAYRIFRQNPNHPSLRFKPVHPTQPIYSVRISQDYRAVGILEGDEIVWYWIGSHGDYDRLLSQGRRKP, encoded by the coding sequence GTGATCTCGCACACCACTGCGCAGTTCAGAAAACTACTTGCCGGCCTGCCGACTGAGATTCAGCGTCAAGCGCGCCGGGCCTATCGCATCTTCCGCCAGAATCCGAATCATCCCAGTCTTCGTTTCAAGCCCGTCCATCCTACACAGCCAATCTATTCTGTCCGGATCAGCCAGGACTATCGAGCGGTGGGAATCTTGGAAGGGGATGAGATCGTGTGGTACTGGATCGGCTCGCACGGGGATTACGATCGCCTTCTTTCACAAGGGCGACGGAAGCCCTAG
- a CDS encoding multidrug efflux RND transporter permease subunit, with product MNLSAPFIRRPVATTLLTIGVTLVGAVAFRFLPVASLPQVEFPTIQVSAELPGASPEVMATAVAAPLERQFTRIAGVTEMTSTSSLGSTGITLQFDLNRNIDGAARDVQAAIAAARADLPANLPRNPRYHKINPADAPIMILALTSEVVGRGKLYDVASSIVQQKLSQIEGVGQVYVGGGSLPAVRVELNPTALNKYGIGLGDIRQVLSTTNVNRPKGYLEDESRTWQIRANDQLHVAEDYLPLIVSYRDGRAVRLADVGRVEDSVEDLRTIGLSNGMPAVLMIISRQPGANVIETVDRIQARFPEIQASVPGNMTLAIVMDRTPVIRASLHDVERTLVISVLLVILVVFLFLRSPRATLIPSVAVPVSLVSTFGVMYLFDYSLDNLSLMALAIATGFVVDDAIVVVENISRYREQGMPPLQAAFRGAQEIAFTVLSITLSLVAVFLPILLLGGMIGRLFREFAVTLSSAILISLVVSLTLTPMMCARLLKPEQGQQHGWCYRTSERLFESLRTGYAGSLAWVLRHPLLMLSATLATMGLSVYLYGIVPKGFFPQQDTGRLFGTIQASQDTSFQAMRQKLQTVVEIVQRDPAVETVDAFAGSSGSSNMGRMFIVLKPLAERKINSDQVIARLRGQLAGVPGAPTYLQVIQDLRIGGRASSAQYQYTLQSVDLAELNTWAPRVERVLRTLPEIADVNSDQQDKGLQSLVVYDRGTASRLGLTPQLIDDTLYDAFGQRQVSIMYTPLNQYHVVMGVAREYWQDPAALHDIYIRSSGGAQVPLSAVARYEPKSTLLSVNHQGQFPGVTLSFNMTPGVSLGQALEAIERAMRDIGVPGTIRGSFQGTARAFQSSLNTAPWLIFAALATVYIVLGILYESYIHPLTILSTLPSAGVGALLALLLLKTELSMVAIIGIILLIGIVKKNAILMIDFALEAERREGKRPAEAIYEACLLRFRPILMTTLAALLGALPLAVGMGVGSELRRPLGIAIVGGLLVSQLLTLYTTPVVYLYLDRARLWFLRLRARSEARTA from the coding sequence ATGAATCTCTCCGCTCCCTTCATCAGGCGGCCTGTGGCTACCACCTTGCTGACGATCGGCGTCACGCTGGTCGGCGCCGTCGCCTTCCGGTTTCTCCCCGTCGCTTCGTTGCCGCAAGTCGAGTTTCCGACGATTCAAGTCTCGGCCGAGCTGCCTGGCGCAAGCCCCGAGGTCATGGCCACCGCCGTGGCGGCGCCGCTGGAGCGCCAATTCACCAGGATCGCGGGCGTGACCGAAATGACCTCGACCAGTTCTCTTGGATCGACCGGCATCACCCTGCAATTTGATCTGAACCGCAACATCGACGGCGCCGCGCGGGACGTGCAGGCGGCGATCGCCGCCGCGCGGGCGGACCTGCCGGCCAATCTGCCGCGGAATCCTCGCTATCACAAGATCAATCCGGCCGACGCGCCGATCATGATCCTGGCGCTGACCTCGGAGGTCGTGGGCCGAGGCAAGCTGTACGACGTGGCTTCCAGCATCGTGCAACAGAAGCTGTCGCAGATCGAAGGCGTGGGCCAGGTCTACGTGGGAGGCGGCTCGCTGCCGGCCGTGCGCGTGGAGCTGAACCCCACCGCGCTGAACAAGTACGGGATCGGGCTGGGTGATATCAGGCAGGTGTTGAGCACGACCAACGTCAACCGGCCGAAGGGGTATCTGGAGGATGAATCCCGGACCTGGCAGATCCGGGCCAACGATCAGCTTCATGTAGCCGAGGACTACCTGCCCTTGATCGTGTCCTATCGGGACGGGCGGGCCGTGCGCCTCGCCGACGTGGGCCGGGTCGAGGATTCGGTGGAGGACCTCCGGACGATCGGGCTCTCGAACGGCATGCCTGCGGTCTTGATGATCATCAGCCGCCAGCCTGGCGCAAACGTTATCGAAACCGTAGACCGGATTCAGGCGCGGTTTCCCGAAATTCAGGCGTCCGTTCCCGGCAACATGACGCTCGCGATCGTGATGGACCGCACCCCCGTGATCCGCGCGTCGTTGCATGACGTGGAACGCACGCTGGTCATTTCCGTCCTGCTGGTGATCCTGGTCGTGTTCCTGTTTCTTCGGAGCCCGCGGGCGACCCTCATCCCCAGCGTGGCCGTGCCGGTCTCGCTCGTCAGCACCTTCGGCGTCATGTACCTCTTCGATTACAGCCTCGACAACCTGTCGCTGATGGCATTGGCCATCGCCACCGGCTTTGTGGTCGATGACGCGATCGTCGTCGTCGAAAACATCAGCCGGTACCGCGAACAGGGGATGCCGCCGCTTCAGGCCGCGTTCCGCGGGGCGCAGGAGATCGCCTTCACCGTCCTCTCCATCACGCTCTCGCTGGTCGCCGTGTTTCTGCCGATTCTCCTGCTGGGCGGGATGATCGGCCGCTTGTTCCGGGAGTTTGCGGTGACCCTGTCGAGCGCGATCCTGATCTCGCTCGTGGTCTCGCTGACCCTGACCCCGATGATGTGCGCGCGGCTGCTCAAGCCCGAGCAGGGCCAGCAGCACGGGTGGTGTTATCGAACCAGCGAGCGCCTGTTCGAATCGCTGCGGACCGGCTATGCCGGGAGCCTGGCTTGGGTGCTGCGGCATCCGTTGCTGATGCTGTCGGCGACGCTCGCGACCATGGGATTGAGCGTCTACCTCTACGGCATCGTCCCCAAAGGGTTCTTTCCCCAACAGGACACCGGGCGGCTGTTCGGGACGATCCAGGCGTCGCAAGATACCTCGTTTCAAGCCATGCGCCAGAAACTCCAAACGGTCGTGGAGATCGTGCAGCGCGATCCGGCCGTCGAGACCGTCGATGCCTTCGCCGGGTCGAGCGGCAGCTCCAATATGGGCCGGATGTTCATCGTGCTCAAGCCGCTGGCGGAACGGAAGATCAACTCCGATCAGGTTATCGCGAGGCTGCGGGGGCAACTGGCGGGGGTGCCCGGCGCGCCGACCTATCTCCAGGTGATTCAAGACTTGCGCATCGGGGGCCGGGCCAGCAGCGCGCAGTATCAGTACACGCTTCAGAGCGTGGACCTCGCCGAGCTCAACACCTGGGCGCCGCGGGTCGAGCGCGTCCTGCGGACCCTGCCGGAGATTGCCGATGTCAACAGCGACCAGCAGGACAAAGGATTGCAATCGCTGGTCGTCTACGACCGGGGAACGGCTTCTCGGCTCGGGCTCACGCCGCAGCTCATCGATGACACGTTGTACGATGCCTTCGGCCAGCGGCAGGTGTCGATTATGTACACCCCGTTGAATCAGTACCATGTGGTGATGGGAGTGGCGCGAGAGTATTGGCAGGACCCGGCAGCCCTGCACGACATCTACATCCGGTCGTCTGGCGGCGCACAGGTGCCGTTGAGCGCCGTGGCGCGGTACGAGCCGAAATCGACCTTGCTGTCGGTCAATCACCAGGGTCAGTTTCCCGGGGTCACGCTGTCATTCAACATGACGCCGGGCGTGTCGCTCGGCCAGGCCTTGGAAGCGATCGAGCGGGCGATGCGGGACATCGGCGTGCCCGGGACCATCCGCGGGAGTTTCCAGGGGACGGCGCGCGCCTTTCAATCGTCGTTGAATACGGCGCCCTGGCTGATCTTCGCCGCGCTGGCGACTGTCTACATCGTGTTGGGGATTCTCTACGAAAGCTACATCCACCCGCTCACGATCCTGTCCACCTTGCCCTCCGCCGGGGTCGGGGCGCTGCTGGCCTTGCTGCTGCTCAAGACGGAGCTGAGCATGGTCGCCATCATCGGCATCATTCTGTTGATCGGCATCGTGAAGAAGAACGCGATCCTCATGATCGACTTTGCCTTGGAGGCGGAACGCAGGGAGGGGAAGCGGCCGGCCGAAGCGATTTACGAGGCCTGCCTCTTGCGGTTCCGGCCGATCCTGATGACGACGCTGGCCGCCCTGCTGGGAGCGCTGCCGCTGGCCGTCGGGATGGGGGTGGGTTCCGAGCTCAGGCGGCCGCTCGGCATTGCGATCGTGGGCGGCCTGCTCGTCAGCCAGTTGCTCACGCTCTACACGACACCGGTCGTGTACCTCTATCTCGATCGCGCGAGACTCTGGTTCCTGCGCCTGCGCGCGAGGTCTGAGGCCCGGACGGCGTAG
- a CDS encoding MdtB/MuxB family multidrug efflux RND transporter permease subunit, with product MNPSRLFILRPVATALTMVALLLAGLVAYRHLPVSALPQVDYPTIRVLTLYPGASPDVMASSVTAPLERQFGQMPGLKQMTSTSSGGSSVVTLQFSLDLDLDVAEQQVQAAINTASTFLPRDLPNPPVYSKVNPADAPILTLALTSNELPLPQVEDLAETRLAQKISQLSGVGLVSIGGGQRPAVRIRANPRALSAYGLTLEDLRRVVAEANVNQAKGSFDGPRRASIINATDQLLSSKEYQPLIVAYRNGAPVHLSDVADAIDDVENVKQAAWMNDQPAVIVNIQRQPGANVIEVADRVKKLLPQLERALPSSVRVTVLTDRTTSIRASVRDVQFELMLAVALVILVIFLFLRTLSATVIPAAAVPLSLIGTFGAMYLLGFSLNNLTLMALTIATGFVVDDAIVMIENIARYLERGESPLQAALAGSKQIAFTILSLTVSLVAVLIPLLFMGDVVGRLFREFAVTLSVTILISAVVSLTLTPMMCARLLRRGSAEQQGALSGALQGLFDRMLAGYDRTLRWVLAHQPLTLAVAIGTLVLTVVLYLVVPKGFFPVQDTGVILGMTQAAETISFPAMAERQQELAKVVLEDPAVESLSSFIGVDGINTTLNSGRMQINLKPLSERDAGASEVIRRLQERAAAVQGITLFMQPVQDLTVEDRVSRTQYQYTLEDADQEELARWAPKLVGALQALPELRDVSSDQQTQGLAALVTIDRNTASRLGITPQLIADTLYNAFGQRQVSTMFTQLNQYRVILEVRPEFQRGPQALEFLDVRSAAGGQVPLSVFTQVAETTAPLLISRQGQFPAVTLSFNVAPGRSLGNAVAAIERAALDIGLPTSIRGRFQGTAQAFQVALVNQPWLILAALVTVYIVLGILYESYIHPLTILSTLPSAGVGALLALMLAGMDFSVMALIGVILLIGIVKKNAIMMIDFALDAERKEGKRPEEAIYEACLLRFRPIMMTTMAALLAALPLALGSGVGSELRRPLGLSIVGGLILSQLLTLYTTPVVYLAFDRLARRMKAGRVPASSEEVFGSGPA from the coding sequence GTGAATCCCTCCCGTCTCTTTATCCTCCGGCCGGTCGCAACGGCCCTGACCATGGTGGCCCTCCTGTTGGCCGGCCTCGTCGCCTATCGCCACCTGCCGGTTTCGGCCCTTCCCCAAGTCGATTATCCGACCATTCGGGTGCTGACCCTGTATCCCGGCGCCAGTCCCGATGTGATGGCCTCGTCCGTCACGGCCCCGCTTGAACGGCAGTTCGGCCAGATGCCGGGTCTGAAGCAGATGACCTCGACCAGCTCCGGCGGCAGCTCGGTCGTGACCCTGCAGTTCAGCCTCGATCTGGATTTGGACGTGGCCGAGCAGCAGGTGCAGGCCGCCATCAACACGGCTTCCACGTTTTTGCCGAGGGACCTGCCCAATCCGCCCGTCTACAGCAAGGTGAACCCGGCGGACGCGCCGATCCTCACCTTAGCCCTCACGTCCAACGAGCTGCCTCTTCCCCAGGTCGAAGACCTCGCGGAAACCCGCCTGGCGCAAAAGATTTCCCAGTTGTCGGGCGTGGGGTTGGTCAGCATCGGGGGAGGGCAGCGGCCGGCCGTGCGCATCAGGGCCAATCCGCGCGCCCTGTCCGCCTATGGACTGACCCTCGAAGATCTCCGCCGCGTCGTGGCGGAGGCCAACGTCAACCAGGCCAAGGGGTCTTTCGACGGGCCGAGGCGGGCCTCGATCATCAACGCGACCGATCAGCTCCTGTCGAGCAAGGAATACCAGCCGCTGATCGTGGCCTACCGGAACGGCGCGCCCGTACATTTGTCCGACGTGGCCGACGCCATCGACGACGTGGAGAACGTGAAGCAGGCGGCCTGGATGAACGACCAGCCGGCTGTGATCGTGAACATCCAGCGGCAGCCTGGCGCGAACGTGATCGAGGTGGCGGACCGGGTGAAGAAACTGCTCCCGCAACTGGAGCGGGCCCTTCCGTCCTCCGTCCGCGTCACGGTCCTGACTGATCGGACCACGTCGATCAGGGCCTCGGTCCGCGACGTGCAGTTCGAGCTGATGTTGGCGGTGGCGCTTGTCATCCTGGTGATCTTCCTGTTCTTGCGGACGCTCTCCGCCACCGTCATCCCCGCCGCCGCCGTGCCCCTGTCGCTGATCGGGACCTTCGGCGCCATGTATCTCCTCGGGTTCAGCCTGAACAATCTGACGCTGATGGCGCTGACGATCGCGACGGGGTTCGTCGTAGACGACGCGATCGTCATGATCGAGAACATCGCCCGCTACCTCGAACGGGGCGAGTCGCCGCTGCAGGCGGCGCTTGCCGGCTCCAAGCAAATTGCCTTTACGATTCTGTCGCTGACCGTCTCGCTGGTCGCCGTCTTGATCCCGCTCCTTTTCATGGGCGACGTCGTCGGGCGGCTGTTCCGGGAGTTCGCGGTCACCCTGAGCGTGACGATCCTGATCTCGGCCGTCGTCTCGCTGACCTTGACGCCGATGATGTGCGCGCGGCTGCTCCGGCGCGGTTCGGCTGAGCAGCAGGGGGCGCTCTCGGGAGCGCTCCAGGGTCTGTTTGACCGTATGCTCGCCGGGTACGACCGCACATTACGATGGGTGCTGGCCCATCAGCCGCTGACCTTGGCGGTCGCGATCGGGACGCTGGTCCTGACGGTCGTCCTCTATCTCGTCGTGCCGAAGGGCTTCTTCCCCGTGCAGGACACGGGAGTGATCCTGGGCATGACCCAAGCGGCGGAAACCATTTCCTTCCCGGCGATGGCCGAGCGGCAACAGGAGCTGGCCAAAGTCGTCCTGGAAGATCCCGCGGTCGAGAGCCTGTCTTCGTTCATCGGCGTGGACGGCATCAATACGACGCTCAACAGCGGGCGCATGCAGATCAATCTCAAGCCCTTGTCGGAGCGGGACGCGGGCGCGAGCGAGGTCATCCGCCGCCTGCAGGAACGCGCCGCCGCCGTGCAGGGCATCACCCTGTTCATGCAGCCGGTGCAGGACCTCACGGTCGAGGACCGGGTCAGCCGCACCCAGTATCAGTACACACTCGAAGACGCGGACCAGGAGGAGCTTGCGCGCTGGGCGCCGAAATTGGTGGGGGCCTTGCAAGCGCTGCCGGAACTGCGTGACGTAAGCAGCGACCAGCAGACTCAGGGGCTGGCCGCCCTCGTGACGATCGACCGGAACACGGCCTCGCGGCTCGGGATCACGCCGCAACTGATCGCCGATACGTTGTACAACGCCTTCGGCCAGCGGCAGGTCTCCACGATGTTCACTCAGTTGAACCAGTACCGGGTGATTCTCGAAGTCAGGCCGGAATTTCAGCGTGGACCGCAGGCGTTGGAGTTTCTGGACGTGCGATCCGCGGCCGGCGGGCAGGTGCCGCTGAGCGTCTTTACGCAGGTTGCCGAGACAACCGCGCCGCTCCTCATCAGCCGGCAGGGCCAGTTTCCTGCCGTCACCCTGTCGTTCAACGTGGCGCCGGGTCGGTCGCTGGGCAATGCCGTGGCGGCGATCGAGCGGGCCGCGCTGGACATCGGCTTGCCAACCAGCATTCGCGGCAGGTTCCAGGGCACGGCCCAGGCCTTTCAAGTCGCGCTGGTCAATCAACCCTGGCTGATCCTGGCGGCCCTCGTCACGGTCTATATCGTGCTCGGGATTCTCTACGAGAGCTATATCCATCCGCTGACGATCCTGTCTACCTTGCCCTCCGCCGGGGTGGGCGCGCTGCTGGCCTTGATGTTGGCGGGCATGGACTTCAGTGTGATGGCGCTGATCGGCGTCATCCTCCTCATAGGCATCGTCAAGAAGAACGCGATCATGATGATCGACTTTGCGCTGGATGCGGAACGCAAAGAGGGCAAGCGGCCGGAGGAGGCGATCTACGAGGCCTGTCTCCTGCGCTTCCGCCCGATCATGATGACGACGATGGCCGCGTTGCTGGCGGCCTTGCCGCTTGCCTTGGGCTCGGGCGTCGGGTCCGAGCTGCGCCGGCCCTTGGGGCTCTCGATCGTCGGCGGGCTGATCCTGAGCCAACTGCTCACGCTCTACACGACGCCCGTGGTCTATCTGGCATTCGACCGGCTGGCGCGCCGCATGAAGGCCGGCCGCGTTCCGGCCTCCTCCGAGGAGGTCTTCGGTTCGGGACCGGCATGA
- a CDS encoding MdtA/MuxA family multidrug efflux RND transporter periplasmic adaptor subunit, with protein MSHAQPPLPPPSSQRDMPERVRVARLVKRWSIGLLVLSLIAFGAYALVTKSGEGQLRAGQGRNTGASSVPVIAAAARTGDIGIYLNGLGTVVPFNTVTVRSRVDGQLMQVLFQEGQMVRKGDLLAQIDPRPFEVQLTQAQGQMARDLAQLKNAQLDLERYRGLVKQGFVPKQQLDTQEALVRQYEGIVKADQGQIDNAKLQLTYCRITAPIDGRVGLRLVDVGNMVRANDPNGLLVITQLQPITVVFTIPEDNLPPVLDKLKVGEQLPVEAFDREHKQRLASGSLLTVDNQIDPNTGTVRLKAVFANEQNELFPNQFVNARLLLDTKRGVTIVPSVSVQRGPQGAFVYIVKRDQAGEQTVEVRPVDVGVTHAEDASIEKGVAPEELVVVEGTEKLRNGTKVEVRPPAVAADQPQASSEAAPQAQLSRPTRKPM; from the coding sequence ATGAGCCACGCCCAGCCTCCGCTTCCCCCTCCGTCATCGCAGCGGGACATGCCCGAACGGGTGCGCGTCGCCCGCCTGGTGAAGCGATGGTCGATCGGGTTGCTGGTCCTGAGCCTGATCGCCTTCGGCGCCTACGCGCTGGTCACGAAATCCGGCGAGGGCCAGTTGCGCGCGGGCCAAGGGCGCAACACCGGAGCCAGCAGCGTGCCGGTCATCGCCGCGGCAGCCAGAACCGGAGACATCGGGATCTACCTGAACGGTCTCGGCACGGTCGTCCCCTTCAATACCGTCACGGTGCGCAGTCGGGTCGATGGGCAATTGATGCAGGTGCTGTTTCAAGAAGGCCAGATGGTGCGCAAGGGAGATCTGTTGGCGCAGATCGATCCGCGCCCTTTCGAAGTGCAGTTGACCCAGGCGCAAGGGCAGATGGCGCGGGACCTGGCGCAACTCAAGAACGCGCAACTCGACCTGGAGCGCTATCGCGGTTTGGTCAAGCAGGGCTTCGTGCCCAAGCAACAGCTCGACACACAAGAGGCGCTGGTGCGCCAGTACGAGGGCATCGTCAAGGCCGATCAAGGGCAGATCGACAACGCGAAGTTGCAACTCACCTATTGCCGCATCACCGCGCCCATCGACGGACGGGTTGGGTTGCGGCTCGTGGATGTCGGCAACATGGTCCGCGCCAACGATCCCAATGGGCTCCTGGTCATCACCCAGCTCCAGCCGATCACGGTGGTCTTCACGATTCCCGAAGACAACCTTCCGCCGGTGTTGGACAAGCTCAAAGTCGGCGAACAACTGCCGGTCGAGGCCTTCGATCGCGAGCACAAGCAGCGGCTGGCAAGCGGTTCGTTGCTGACGGTGGACAACCAGATCGATCCCAACACCGGCACGGTCCGGCTCAAGGCGGTCTTTGCGAACGAGCAGAACGAGCTGTTCCCCAACCAGTTTGTCAACGCGCGGCTGTTGTTGGACACCAAACGGGGCGTCACGATCGTGCCGTCCGTATCGGTCCAACGGGGGCCGCAAGGCGCCTTCGTCTACATCGTGAAGCGGGATCAGGCCGGCGAGCAAACGGTCGAGGTCCGTCCGGTAGACGTGGGTGTCACGCATGCCGAGGACGCCTCGATCGAGAAGGGCGTGGCGCCGGAGGAACTGGTCGTGGTGGAAGGGACGGAGAAGCTGCGGAATGGGACCAAGGTGGAGGTGCGGCCGCCGGCAGTCGCAGCCGACCAGCCGCAGGCAAGTTCCGAAGCAGCTCCGCAAGCCCAACTCTCCCGTCCGACGAGGAAACCAATGTGA
- a CDS encoding RNA polymerase sigma factor: protein MADLDLAGAQTPVHNDQEIVHRVLDGETDRFAELIERYRQHVAKIVTGHVPFDQVEEVAQDVFIRVFTGLNGYSGRTPFEHWLSGIAVRTCYDFWRERGRQEQPVSSLASEHQAWIEQALAAESDEQFREQAGRREARDLLDKALSRLSAEDRMVLTLVYLEGRSVREAAGLLGWSVVNVKVRAHRAKRALRKIFAEEEESAS from the coding sequence GTGGCTGATCTCGACCTCGCGGGAGCGCAGACACCGGTGCACAATGATCAGGAGATTGTCCACCGGGTTCTGGATGGGGAGACCGACCGTTTCGCCGAGCTGATCGAGCGTTATCGGCAGCACGTGGCCAAGATCGTCACGGGCCATGTGCCCTTCGATCAAGTGGAAGAGGTGGCGCAGGATGTCTTCATCCGCGTCTTTACAGGCCTCAATGGATACTCCGGGCGGACTCCGTTTGAGCATTGGCTCTCCGGCATTGCGGTGCGGACTTGCTACGACTTCTGGCGCGAGCGGGGCCGGCAGGAACAGCCGGTCAGTTCCTTGGCGTCCGAACACCAGGCCTGGATCGAACAGGCGCTGGCGGCTGAGTCCGATGAACAGTTCCGCGAGCAGGCCGGCCGCCGGGAGGCGCGGGACCTGTTGGACAAGGCCCTGAGCCGCTTGTCTGCGGAGGACCGGATGGTCCTGACGTTGGTCTATCTCGAAGGGCGATCGGTGCGCGAGGCGGCTGGTCTGCTGGGTTGGAGTGTCGTCAATGTGAAGGTCCGGGCGCATCGCGCCAAACGGGCGCTTCGGAAAATCTTTGCCGAAGAAGAGGAGTCGGCATCATGA
- a CDS encoding Spy/CpxP family protein refolding chaperone, translating to MNRGIKRIMVGIAAAVVLGGLASVAWADGGSGCWRGGAHGVGMKKYGHGYAAVHHGMAGHGGSAHRLVRLLLRHQEELGLTEEQVAKIKALSLDQDRARIRDKADVKVAERELRALVLDDKTELAAIEAKVKERAMLDANLDMIGIKARRELVAVLSPEQREKQKAILERMHRAHRGHDRGHPMKAQSLSGEEGELTAQSEGEQALETETGTVTNDAG from the coding sequence ATGAACAGGGGAATCAAACGGATCATGGTCGGGATTGCAGCGGCGGTCGTGCTCGGAGGCCTGGCCTCCGTGGCCTGGGCGGACGGGGGAAGCGGCTGCTGGCGAGGCGGGGCGCACGGCGTCGGCATGAAGAAGTACGGTCATGGCTATGCGGCGGTCCACCACGGCATGGCCGGGCATGGAGGCAGCGCGCATCGCCTGGTCCGTCTGCTGCTCAGGCATCAAGAGGAGCTGGGTTTGACCGAGGAGCAGGTGGCCAAGATCAAGGCCCTGTCGCTCGATCAGGACCGGGCGAGGATTCGCGACAAGGCGGATGTGAAGGTGGCCGAGCGGGAGCTTCGGGCTCTGGTCTTGGACGACAAAACGGAGTTGGCGGCGATTGAGGCAAAGGTGAAAGAACGGGCGATGCTCGACGCGAACCTAGACATGATCGGGATCAAGGCCAGGCGCGAGCTTGTAGCGGTTCTCTCGCCTGAGCAGCGGGAGAAGCAGAAAGCGATTCTGGAACGGATGCATCGCGCCCATCGAGGGCATGACCGCGGCCATCCCATGAAGGCGCAATCCCTATCTGGAGAAGAGGGGGAACTGACGGCACAGTCGGAAGGGGAACAGGCGCTTGAGACTGAAACGGGGACGGTCACGAATGATGCAGGGTAA
- a CDS encoding SRPBCC family protein, translating to MADKPRAFNQTFRLTRLFHVPREQLFAAWTNPQALMRWFSPSSDYSTPSAEVDLRVGGRYRIEMKAADGSLYTARGLYREIRPPERLVFTWAWEGSRCGGRGLTEFYDTLVTLEFQTVPGGTELTLLHERFPTAEERDRHRTGWTGCLDRLAQVLGEQA from the coding sequence ATGGCAGACAAGCCTAGGGCGTTCAACCAGACGTTTCGCCTCACCCGTCTCTTCCACGTGCCGCGGGAACAGCTCTTCGCCGCCTGGACAAACCCGCAGGCGTTGATGCGCTGGTTCTCGCCATCAAGCGACTATTCGACGCCGTCGGCCGAGGTGGACCTTCGGGTCGGCGGCCGGTACCGCATCGAGATGAAGGCGGCGGACGGCTCGCTGTACACTGCCAGGGGCCTCTATCGCGAGATACGCCCGCCGGAGCGGCTGGTCTTCACCTGGGCCTGGGAGGGCAGCAGGTGCGGCGGACGGGGTTTGACTGAATTCTACGACACGTTGGTGACGCTGGAGTTTCAAACCGTCCCCGGCGGGACCGAGCTGACATTGCTTCATGAGCGGTTCCCGACCGCGGAAGAACGCGACCGTCACCGGACCGGATGGACCGGTTGCCTGGATCGTCTGGCGCAGGTGCTTGGCGAACAAGCCTGA